The Nitrospirota bacterium sequence AGCCATATAATCATGATCTGGAACAAGGCATGTGAAGAGCTTACCGGCTGCTATGCAGCAGAGATGATCGGGACTGATCATCAATGGAAACCGTTTTATGCAGAACAGAGGCCGACGGTTGCAGATGTCATTATCGACAACAGGGCAGGCGACCTTGCCGAACTTTACCAGAATTATTCCCGCTCCAAACTGAATCCCCTTGCAATCAAGGCAGAAGGATGGTACAGGAATCTGGGCGGCAAGGACCGCTATATCTCCTTTGAAGCTTCTCCGATCTTTAACAGCAGCGGCAGACTGATCGCAGCTATCGAAACTCTGCAGGATATTACAGAAGAAAAGCGGCTGGAGGAGCAGCTCTTTCAGGCCCAGAAAATAGAAGCAATCGGTCAGCTTGCAGGCGGTGTTGCCCATGACTTTAATAATATCCTCACGGCTATTGTGGGGTATGCCCATTTGACCCTGATGAAGATGCCGAAGGACGAACCGCTCAGGATCAATGTGGAGCAGATACTCCAGGCTTCGGACAAGGCCACTGTGCTTACCCAGAGCCTTCTGGCCTTCAGCAGAAAACAGATCATTAGCCCCAAACCGGTTAATTTGAACGAAATTGTAAAAAGACTCGAGAAGCTACTGATCAGGCTTATCAGGGAAGACATTCATATCGCAACGATCTGTGCGCCGGAAGACTTGACCGTATTCGCTGATGCAGGCCAGATCGAGCAGGTGCTTATGAATCTGGTTACCAATGCCCGGGATGCCATGCCGGGAGGCGGCCGGATCGAGATCAGGACCGAAGCGGTGCTGATGGACAGCACGTTCATAGATGCACACGGATACGGCAAGACCGGCAGCTATGCCCTCCTGTCCGTTTCTGACAACGGTGAGGGCATGGATGCAAAGACCCGGGAGAAGATATTCGAACCCTTCTTCACGACCAAGGAGCAGGGCAAAGGCACCGGACTCGGACTTGCCATGGTCTATGGCATCATCAAGCAGCATGAAGGCTTTATTAACGTTGACAGCGAACCCGGAAAAGGTACTGTCTTTATGATACATCTGCCGCTGTCAGCAGGCAGCGCGGAGATGCCGGATACCGGGGGAGAAGCCGTCACGAGCACAGGGGGAACAGAAACAGTCCTTCTTGCAGAGGATGACAGCAGCCTCAGAAAGCTGATGACCACGATACTGCGCAATCAGGGCTATATTGTGATCGAAGCAAAAGATGGTGCAGATGCCGTCGAGAAATATGGCGTCAGCAATGAAGCCATACAACTGCTTATCCTTGACGGTATTATGCCGAAGAAAAACGGTAAAGAGGCGCTGGACGAAATCAGGCTCATCAATCCCTCGGTAAAGGCCCTCTTTGTTAGCGGCTATGCAGAAGACATCGTCAGCAGGCAGGGTCTGCTTGAACCGGGCATCACGTTCATCCAAAAACCGCTCTCGCCTTCAGTCCTGCTGAAAAAGGTTCGGGAACTGCTGGATGCCTGATCCATCTCCGGGTTCTCAGCGCGATAGCTCACCCAGCGCGAACTGCAACCCTTCTGCCCTCCCCTGCCAATAGGCGATCTGGTCGCGGGTCATCCAGATGTCGTGGAAGTTTTTTGGTTCAGCATTTTCGAGCAGTTTCAGTTTTTCTGAAAACTCATGCTTCTTTGCAGCTGCTTTTTCGTATTCTGCCTGTATCTTTTCGATAGATGTCATGGGTTACCGCCTTATAAGGTCCAAGGCCATGTTCGTGCCCATCTTCATGCCATAGCCGAGCGTTATTACCAGCATGGCAACCGGCTCAAGCAGGCGGGCAGAGGTGAGGGGACCGCAATCGACCGGATCGAATCCGACATCCGTTATCAGCCTGGCTGCAGCAGACTTTGCCTCAGCATCATCGCCGCAGTAGAACATGCTTGCCCTGCGGGAGCCGAAGAGGCGTGATCTTTCCTCATACACCTGTGCAAAGGCTGTATTGAAAGCCTTGACTACCTTTGCTCCAGGCGCCATCCGGGCGATCTCCTCGGCAGCAGAACTGGTATGGCCCAGCTCCAGACCGCTCAGATCAGGTTTGAGCGGGTTCGTGCAGTCTATCACAATCTTTCCATTCAGAGAACCGGCCTGTTTGAGAGCATCCGGGACATCCGACCAGCGGACAGAAAGCAGGATTACCTCTGCCTGGGCGGCCTCTGCAGGTGTGCCGGTCTTTGCATTTGGCGCCGAGGCTGCAAGGCTGCTCAACTTTTCCTGACTTCTGGAATAACTGAAGATGATCTCATGTCCCTTTCCAGCCCAGATCCTCCCAAGGCCACTACCCATATTCCCCGAACCGATGACACCTATCTTCATGGTGTTGCCTCCCTATATTCTTTTCTCAACTATATCAAACAATAGATCATCTGTCGAAACAAAAAGAGGGTGCAGGAAAAACCCTGCACCCTCCCAATGATTATTCGTAAATAAAAAAGTTATGGCTTCCACTGCTCTACAAACTTGCCGTCTTTTGTGGTCCAGACAACATAAGGAGGGGCAGTAACATCGCCCTTACTGTCAAACTTGATCTTGCCTACCGCGCCGGTAAACTCCAGTGCATGGAGCTTCTCGATGATCTTCGTGCCGTCAGTTGTATTCGCTTCCTTAATGGCAGAAAGCATGATATTGGCAGCATCATAGGCATAGATGGAATAGGGGCCAAGCTCACCGAATTTAGCGTTGTATTTGCTGATAAAGTCCTTTGCCGAAGGAATATTCCTGGGGTCAGGGCTGAAGGTGAGATAGGTGCCCTCCGCTGCCTGCGCCCCTGCTATCTCTACGAATTTTGGATCGATGGAGCCGTCGCCGCTCATAAACGGTGTTTTCATGCCGAGCTCACGCGACTGTCTCACCAGCAGGCCCATCTCCGGATAGATGCCGCCAAAAAATATGAGCTCAGGCTTCTTCTCCCTGACCGTGGTGAGCACACCCTTGAAGTCCTTGTCTCCCTGGATAATGCCGCCATAGAATACGATCTCAACCTTATCACCAAGCGCTTTCTTGAACTCGTCGGCAAGCCCCTGACCATAGGTCGTCTTGTCATGGATGACAGCGATCTTCTTCACTTTCAGCTGGCTGTTGGTAAAATCAGATCCGACCTTGCCCTGCTGATCATCCCTTCCGCATACCCTGAAGACACCCTTGTATCCCTTCTCCGTAAACTGCGGATTCGTGGAACCGGGAGAGATCATCGGCAGACTTCCCCTGTTGTAAATATCAGAGGCAGGGATCGAGCAGCTTGAGTTGAAGTGGCCGATAATACCGATTGCACCGTCATTGACGATCTTGTTCGCAACCGAAACTGCCTGCTTCGGGTCATGCTGGTCATCCCCAACGATGATCTCGATCTTCTTGCCTAAAACGCCGCCCTTTGCGTTCCATTCCTCCACTGCAAGGGAAACGCCGTTCTTGAAATCAGTTCCCATCTTCGACTGATCACCGGTCATGGGACCTGCAACGCCGATCCTGATCGAATCAGATTTTTTCTGACAGCCCGCCACAAAGGCCAGCGCAACACCAAGGCAGAGAAGCATTACTAAATACTTTTTCATCTTATCCTCCCGCATTTTTCTGAATTATGCCGCAAAATCTTTTTGCGTTTTGCGTAATATCTCCCCTGCAGATAGCTGTTGCAACCGCAACAGCTGCTGCTCCTGCATGCATAACATCAGCAACCGTGTCGATACTGATACCGCCGATCGCTACAACAGGAATACTGCAATTTTGTTTGATTGCTGTAAGAATGTCAACACCTTTGGGTGCGCCAGCGTCCTTTGTGCTGGTATGGAATATGGGACCGAACCCGATGTAGTCGGCACCCCCGGCCTCCGCCGACTGTGCCTGTTCCATGCTATGCGTGGAGATACCGATGATCCTTCTGCCCATGATCTTTCTGGCTTCCTGCAGCGGCAGATCGTCCTGTCCGAGGTGCACCCCATCAGCTTCAACGGCAAGCGCAATATCTGCGTGGTCATTGATGATAAATACGGCATTGTAGGAAAGGGTCAGCGCCCTGAGCTTTAATGCCTCTGCATAGATCTCCCGCCGGGCCATCTGTTTTTCGCGATACTGGATAAACGTGATGCCGCCATCAAGCACCCGTTTTACCATATCAATCACCGGCAGTTGCGAACAGGTTCGATCCGTAATAAAACAGATGCCGCGCTGATACATTCCAGGGCTGCGGCTATTTGTTCGGAGTTTGAAGAGGGTTGTTCATCTTCTCAACCAACCCGGTATTGAACTCACCCTTGATAAAATCAGGATCGTTCAGCACCCTTTTATGGAACGGTATGGTGGTCTTGATGCCTTCAATGATGAACTCATCCAGGGCACGCTTCATCCTCGCAATCGCCTCTTCCCTGTCATGGCCATGAACGATCAGCTTGGCAACCAGAGAATCATAATGGGATGATACGGTGCAGCCGTTGTACATCGCAGTGTCCACGCGCACTCCCGGGCCTCCCGGCACTGCCATAAAGGTGATCTTGCCGGGGCAGGGTATGAACCGCTCAGGGTCCTCGGCATTGATCCTGCATTCTATGGCATGTCCTGCGAACTTCACCTGTGGCTGCTTCAGTTCGAGGGGAAAGCCCGCAGCCACCCTGATCTGCTCCTTCACAATGTCTATGCCTGTTACATATTCGGTGACAGGATGCTCGACCTGAAGGCGCGTATTGATCTCCATAAAATAGATATTGCCGTCAGGCTCAACGATAAATTCAACAGTTCCTGCATTACGGTATTTAAGCGCCCGGGCAGCTTTGACCGCATATTCACCGATCTTTTTTCTGAACTTCTCCGATGCGATTGGCGAAGGCGACTCTTCGATCAGCTTCTGATGCCGCCTCTGCACTGAGCAATCTCTTTCGCCGAGGTGAAGGATATTTCCCTTGCTGTCCGCAATGATCTGCACCTCAACATGGCGCATCTCGGTAATATATTTTTCCATATAGAGCTCACCATTGCCAAAGGCCGTAAGCGCCTCTCTCTGCGCCATAAAAAAGAGTTTCTCAAGCTCAGCCTCTGCCCTGATGATCCTCATGCCACGCCCACCGCCGCCTGCAGACGCCTTGATAATCACCGGAAACCCGATCTTTTTTGCCAACTTGAGCGCTGACTCCTCTGTCACAACAG is a genomic window containing:
- a CDS encoding NADPH-dependent F420 reductase; protein product: MKIGVIGSGNMGSGLGRIWAGKGHEIIFSYSRSQEKLSSLAASAPNAKTGTPAEAAQAEVILLSVRWSDVPDALKQAGSLNGKIVIDCTNPLKPDLSGLELGHTSSAAEEIARMAPGAKVVKAFNTAFAQVYEERSRLFGSRRASMFYCGDDAEAKSAAARLITDVGFDPVDCGPLTSARLLEPVAMLVITLGYGMKMGTNMALDLIRR
- the accC gene encoding acetyl-CoA carboxylase biotin carboxylase subunit, with protein sequence MKLFNKILIANRGEIAVRVIRACKELGIKTVAIYSEADRESFHVKIADESVCVGPASTAQSYNNLPSILSAAEITDAEAIHPGYGFLSENPQFAEACLTSGITFIGPTAETIRLGGDKSKARQTMKRRGVPVVPGSDGPVVTEESALKLAKKIGFPVIIKASAGGGGRGMRIIRAEAELEKLFFMAQREALTAFGNGELYMEKYITEMRHVEVQIIADSKGNILHLGERDCSVQRRHQKLIEESPSPIASEKFRKKIGEYAVKAARALKYRNAGTVEFIVEPDGNIYFMEINTRLQVEHPVTEYVTGIDIVKEQIRVAAGFPLELKQPQVKFAGHAIECRINAEDPERFIPCPGKITFMAVPGGPGVRVDTAMYNGCTVSSHYDSLVAKLIVHGHDREEAIARMKRALDEFIIEGIKTTIPFHKRVLNDPDFIKGEFNTGLVEKMNNPLQTPNK
- a CDS encoding branched-chain amino acid ABC transporter substrate-binding protein; this translates as MKKYLVMLLCLGVALAFVAGCQKKSDSIRIGVAGPMTGDQSKMGTDFKNGVSLAVEEWNAKGGVLGKKIEIIVGDDQHDPKQAVSVANKIVNDGAIGIIGHFNSSCSIPASDIYNRGSLPMISPGSTNPQFTEKGYKGVFRVCGRDDQQGKVGSDFTNSQLKVKKIAVIHDKTTYGQGLADEFKKALGDKVEIVFYGGIIQGDKDFKGVLTTVREKKPELIFFGGIYPEMGLLVRQSRELGMKTPFMSGDGSIDPKFVEIAGAQAAEGTYLTFSPDPRNIPSAKDFISKYNAKFGELGPYSIYAYDAANIMLSAIKEANTTDGTKIIEKLHALEFTGAVGKIKFDSKGDVTAPPYVVWTTKDGKFVEQWKP
- the thiE gene encoding thiamine phosphate synthase; this translates as MYQRGICFITDRTCSQLPVIDMVKRVLDGGITFIQYREKQMARREIYAEALKLRALTLSYNAVFIINDHADIALAVEADGVHLGQDDLPLQEARKIMGRRIIGISTHSMEQAQSAEAGGADYIGFGPIFHTSTKDAGAPKGVDILTAIKQNCSIPVVAIGGISIDTVADVMHAGAAAVAVATAICRGDITQNAKRFCGIIQKNAGG